The Fusibacter sp. A1 genome has a segment encoding these proteins:
- a CDS encoding methyl-accepting chemotaxis protein, with the protein MEKQTKSYRANETKVRFSISNQLMLFFSLIIVFVLLAVGLRSYISAEKIIKDNLVSNSQALNLEISNELQYYLGKYELVVSYLASDANVKNVNDDTDKIWMLNVFKGFIAQDPDIMYAYVGSSTGKMYMIPDEALPAGYDPRTRPWYTDAVEADALVWTPPYADASSGEVVVTVAKPVKSDTGKLLGVVALDLRLNTLAEKIHNVKIGKSGAVYMVDNVGNIIVHPDETLVGQPMPVAEIYDAMQKNDEAVVNYKYKNSEGKSEDKFTTFATIPGVNWKIGAAFSVKAEIIDDSRNILINIIVIGLIALVVSIVLSYFYARSIKGSIQKIVAVLGKMRTGDMSSTLSIKSKDEFGLLGQYFNDTTKALSHLISDIQVVSDNLSESASSLAATAEQTSASADEVSKAIDDIAKGANNQSGEAEQSVVLAQSLSTKFEKLNTNVKDMMEQAKEVMSSNNLGFKTLDGLKAKTLMSTESNLKIEEVISSLNEKTTQIGGILDSISAISVQTNLLALNASIEAARAGEHGRGFAVVAEEIRKLAEESSRSADEVRVIVTNIQEDSVKSVKSMNEMKVISNEQTAAVADVAKSFDSISTSIDGIANQIDHISSYMVEVIHDKNNITSSILNISSVSEETAAASEEVTASMQQQSEAVEEVAKAAEILNEIAINLNNELSKFTI; encoded by the coding sequence ATGGAGAAACAGACAAAGTCTTATAGAGCAAATGAAACAAAAGTAAGATTCAGTATCAGCAATCAATTGATGTTGTTTTTCTCTTTAATCATCGTATTTGTATTATTGGCAGTAGGGTTAAGGTCTTACATAAGCGCAGAGAAAATCATTAAAGACAATTTGGTTTCGAATTCTCAGGCTCTAAACCTGGAGATTTCGAACGAACTGCAATACTACTTAGGCAAATATGAGCTTGTCGTGTCGTATTTGGCATCTGATGCAAATGTGAAGAACGTCAATGATGACACCGACAAAATATGGATGCTCAATGTCTTTAAGGGATTCATTGCCCAAGACCCTGACATCATGTATGCCTATGTCGGGTCATCAACCGGAAAAATGTACATGATACCGGATGAAGCACTGCCAGCCGGTTACGACCCTCGTACAAGACCGTGGTACACAGATGCTGTTGAAGCGGACGCTTTGGTCTGGACCCCTCCGTATGCCGACGCGAGCTCAGGAGAAGTGGTCGTGACAGTAGCGAAACCGGTCAAAAGCGACACCGGCAAACTGTTGGGTGTTGTCGCGCTTGATTTAAGGTTGAATACTCTTGCCGAAAAAATCCATAACGTTAAAATCGGCAAGTCAGGGGCCGTTTATATGGTCGACAATGTTGGCAACATCATCGTTCATCCCGATGAAACCCTTGTGGGCCAACCCATGCCTGTCGCTGAAATCTATGATGCGATGCAAAAGAATGACGAAGCGGTTGTGAATTATAAGTACAAGAATAGCGAGGGGAAATCAGAAGACAAGTTCACCACCTTTGCCACAATCCCAGGAGTCAATTGGAAGATAGGTGCCGCTTTCTCCGTCAAAGCCGAAATAATCGATGACAGCCGAAACATTCTAATCAACATCATCGTCATAGGTCTTATTGCCCTAGTGGTTTCAATTGTTCTTTCCTATTTCTATGCAAGAAGCATTAAAGGCAGCATTCAAAAGATCGTCGCAGTGCTCGGCAAAATGAGAACAGGCGATATGTCTTCAACACTTTCTATCAAATCCAAAGACGAGTTTGGCCTCTTGGGACAGTACTTCAATGATACGACAAAAGCGCTTTCGCATTTGATCAGTGACATTCAAGTGGTTTCAGATAATCTATCCGAGTCCGCAAGCAGCCTGGCTGCGACTGCCGAACAAACGAGCGCGTCGGCTGATGAAGTGTCCAAAGCAATCGATGACATCGCGAAAGGCGCAAACAATCAGTCTGGAGAAGCGGAGCAGTCGGTTGTTTTAGCCCAGTCCCTATCCACTAAATTCGAGAAACTCAACACCAATGTCAAAGACATGATGGAACAAGCGAAAGAGGTCATGAGTTCGAATAATCTGGGCTTTAAAACACTTGATGGCTTAAAGGCCAAAACACTTATGAGCACCGAATCCAATTTAAAAATTGAAGAAGTCATCTCAAGCTTAAATGAAAAGACAACACAAATCGGAGGCATACTCGATTCAATTTCCGCGATTTCTGTCCAGACAAACCTCTTGGCCCTAAACGCTTCGATAGAAGCGGCTAGAGCTGGAGAGCATGGCAGAGGCTTTGCTGTTGTCGCGGAAGAAATAAGAAAACTTGCTGAGGAATCGTCACGATCTGCCGACGAGGTTCGAGTGATTGTCACAAACATCCAAGAGGACAGTGTGAAATCTGTTAAGAGCATGAACGAAATGAAAGTGATCTCAAACGAACAAACCGCCGCCGTTGCGGATGTTGCCAAGTCGTTTGATTCCATCAGCACCTCGATAGATGGCATCGCCAATCAAATCGATCATATTTCATCGTACATGGTTGAAGTGATTC
- the rpoD gene encoding RNA polymerase sigma factor RpoD, whose protein sequence is MTKKPNQVEAVKELIAKGKEDGSLSYDDINDALSEFILDKDQIEDIYTSFGDLGIDIIGDGVIEMTGKVDDDVDDDEDEIKPSKADLSVPKGVSIDDPVRMYLKEIGKVPLLSGTEEIELAKRMEEGDDEAKKKLCEANLRLVVSIAKRYVGRGMLFLDLIQEGNLGLIKAVEKFDWRKGYKFSTYATWWIRQAITRAIADQARTIRIPVHMVETINKLIRVSRQLLQDLGRDPKPEEIAVEMDMTVEKVREILKIAQEPVSLETPIGEEEDSHLGDFIPDTDAPAPADAAAFSMLKEQLLEVLDTLTPREQKVLKLRFGLEDGRARTLEEVGKRFEVTRERIRQIEAKALRKLKHPSRSKKLKDYLE, encoded by the coding sequence ATGACAAAAAAACCTAATCAAGTAGAGGCAGTAAAAGAACTGATTGCAAAAGGTAAAGAAGATGGATCGTTGTCATATGATGATATCAACGACGCCTTATCCGAGTTTATCCTAGATAAAGACCAGATCGAAGATATCTATACTTCATTTGGAGACCTTGGTATCGACATCATCGGTGATGGTGTGATCGAAATGACTGGCAAAGTGGATGATGACGTCGATGACGATGAAGACGAGATTAAGCCTTCAAAAGCTGATTTGTCTGTTCCAAAAGGCGTGAGCATCGATGATCCGGTTCGTATGTATCTTAAAGAAATCGGTAAAGTGCCGCTACTTTCTGGTACTGAGGAGATCGAACTTGCTAAGAGAATGGAAGAAGGCGACGACGAAGCTAAGAAAAAGCTTTGCGAAGCGAACCTCCGTCTTGTGGTAAGTATCGCAAAAAGATACGTCGGTAGAGGAATGCTGTTCCTAGACCTTATTCAAGAAGGTAATCTGGGTCTTATCAAAGCTGTTGAAAAATTTGATTGGCGTAAGGGATACAAGTTCTCCACTTATGCCACATGGTGGATCAGACAGGCGATCACTCGTGCGATAGCCGACCAGGCCCGTACTATCCGTATTCCGGTGCATATGGTTGAAACAATCAACAAACTGATCCGTGTTTCAAGACAGCTTTTGCAGGATCTGGGTCGTGACCCTAAACCTGAAGAGATCGCTGTTGAGATGGACATGACTGTTGAAAAGGTTCGTGAGATTTTAAAAATCGCACAAGAACCGGTATCGCTTGAGACTCCGATCGGTGAAGAGGAAGATTCTCATCTTGGAGATTTCATCCCGGACACAGACGCTCCAGCTCCAGCGGATGCTGCTGCATTTTCAATGCTAAAAGAGCAGCTCTTAGAGGTGCTTGATACCTTGACACCTAGAGAGCAAAAGGTGCTTAAACTTAGATTCGGTCTTGAAGACGGTAGAGCAAGAACACTTGAAGAAGTCGGTAAGCGATTTGAAGTAACAAGAGAGCGTATCCGACAAATCGAAGCGAAAGCCCTAAGAAAGCTTAAGCACCCTTCAAGAAGTAAAAAACTAAAAGATTATTTAGAATAA
- a CDS encoding class I SAM-dependent methyltransferase — protein MKLTPRLQTIANMVDKGSIIGDIGTDHAYLPVWLVENSICERAFATDINEGPLANAVGTIEEAGFSDQITTRLGGGIEPYHLGEANAYVIAGMGGMLIIDILTTSKELADLADYLILQPMQGRADLRKWLSENAYEILEERIAIEGEKFYEVIKVKAGKGTHMTWAETELGTSMLQDENYYEFLDHKIRVHERILAGVKKGNDQAAISRVEAELKAIEEVKSCALTQKR, from the coding sequence ATGAAACTAACCCCAAGACTGCAGACCATCGCAAACATGGTAGACAAGGGTTCTATAATAGGCGACATAGGCACGGACCACGCGTATCTACCGGTATGGCTGGTTGAAAATAGCATCTGTGAAAGGGCTTTTGCGACAGATATCAACGAGGGACCGCTTGCAAACGCTGTGGGCACCATTGAAGAGGCAGGGTTCTCAGACCAAATCACCACAAGGCTTGGTGGCGGTATCGAGCCCTATCACCTTGGTGAGGCTAACGCCTATGTCATCGCCGGAATGGGTGGCATGCTCATCATCGACATACTCACAACATCAAAAGAACTGGCAGACTTAGCGGACTATCTGATCCTTCAGCCCATGCAGGGTAGGGCGGACCTAAGAAAATGGCTGTCTGAGAACGCCTATGAAATCCTCGAAGAAAGAATCGCAATCGAGGGTGAGAAGTTTTATGAGGTTATCAAAGTAAAAGCCGGTAAAGGCACCCATATGACATGGGCAGAAACCGAACTCGGTACAAGCATGCTGCAGGATGAGAACTACTACGAATTTTTAGACCATAAGATAAGAGTGCATGAACGCATACTGGCCGGCGTCAAAAAAGGCAATGACCAGGCTGCCATAAGTCGAGTAGAAGCAGAACTTAAAGCCATAGAAGAGGTGAAGTCATGCGCGTTAACTCAAAAAAGATAA
- a CDS encoding Nif3-like dinuclear metal center hexameric protein, giving the protein MRVNSKKIIQKLEQQFPKSLADSWDNVGFQIGNEDSAVDVILTCLEVTDAVIDEAVEKCAGLIIAHHPLIFKAPKTLSEHDPKAHLMTRLIKENIGLYVMHTNFDHGTGGLSDLMASELKLSRTVHLKEVHSEKLVKIIVYIPTDHVDAVETAVFEAGAGHIGKYSNCGFKSSGLGSYQATEGANPFIGEIGKLAVTEEVKLETIVQAANLSHVIEAMIKAHPYEEVAYDLIPLMNKGMTESLGRVGYLDEPMSPTEFAQHVKNCYGLETLKMSVPRDKKIYKVAVISGAGMDFIADVAHTRADAFVTGDVRYHETMESRHFGIAIADVGHFESEVVFSKGVKAILDRMIDEQGYDLRVEASSAEKPIFEFY; this is encoded by the coding sequence ATGCGCGTTAACTCAAAAAAGATAATCCAGAAACTAGAACAGCAGTTTCCCAAGTCTCTAGCGGACAGCTGGGACAATGTAGGGTTTCAAATAGGCAACGAGGACAGTGCGGTCGATGTGATCCTCACCTGCCTTGAAGTCACAGATGCTGTGATCGATGAGGCGGTTGAAAAATGCGCGGGTCTTATCATCGCCCATCACCCATTGATCTTCAAAGCTCCAAAGACCTTGTCGGAGCATGATCCAAAAGCCCACTTGATGACAAGGCTCATCAAAGAGAATATCGGCCTCTATGTGATGCATACCAACTTCGACCACGGAACAGGCGGTCTGTCAGACCTGATGGCAAGCGAGCTGAAGCTCAGCAGAACAGTACATTTGAAAGAAGTGCATTCAGAAAAACTGGTCAAGATCATCGTCTATATTCCTACGGACCATGTGGATGCTGTCGAGACAGCCGTTTTTGAAGCGGGTGCCGGGCACATTGGAAAGTACTCCAACTGTGGCTTTAAAAGCAGCGGACTCGGGTCTTACCAGGCCACCGAGGGAGCGAATCCCTTTATCGGTGAAATCGGCAAGCTCGCAGTAACTGAAGAGGTGAAGCTTGAAACGATCGTACAGGCTGCTAACTTATCGCATGTCATCGAAGCGATGATCAAGGCGCACCCCTACGAAGAAGTCGCCTATGACCTGATACCCCTGATGAATAAGGGCATGACTGAAAGTCTGGGCCGTGTAGGCTACCTCGACGAGCCTATGAGCCCAACTGAATTCGCGCAGCATGTGAAGAACTGCTATGGTTTAGAGACGCTCAAGATGAGTGTGCCAAGAGATAAGAAAATCTATAAAGTCGCTGTGATTTCAGGAGCAGGCATGGACTTCATCGCCGATGTGGCCCATACGCGCGCTGACGCCTTTGTCACAGGAGATGTCAGGTACCATGAGACTATGGAGTCCAGACATTTTGGAATCGCCATAGCCGACGTAGGGCACTTTGAAAGCGAAGTCGTCTTTTCAAAAGGTGTAAAGGCGATTCTTGATAGAATGATCGACGAACAGGGATACGACTTAAGGGTAGAGGCAAGCAGCGCAGAAAAACCAATTTTCGAGTTTTACTAA
- the dnaG gene encoding DNA primase, whose protein sequence is MGKYKREVTAYLLDHLDVIDVVGSVVPLKRAGRNHKGLCPFHNEKSPSFVVSDERQTYHCFGCGASGSAINFVMQSENLGFLDALEQLAERYSVDIAQFLETDFAKKEANTKDLYDVMKQAARLYYQSLTESKEAKAYFQDRGLSEKVMKQFGLGFAPDSWDFCLKGLKKYGIKEEQMLSCGLIVKKENGGYYDRFRNRVMFPIFDHRGRVVAFGGRVLDDSVPKYLNSPETPIFYKSNTLYGLNVARKSNTKENRVILVEGYMDVITLHQYGYVNTVASLGTALTEGHVKQLSRLYKEVIFAYDGDEAGRNAIIKSLDVFKGYHLKVKVLDMGDVKDPDELLKVHGKEGFDKQIDLAMNTIEFSVKRLEKGYNLKDDEDRLQFLSEAYKMIAGLTSDSEREVYLNHLAERIGLSAGNVIADFNREQGSAIQVEETAREHHHDVDEGEDDGWYGVDFEPPEDLDGEDLSYEISDTPLINTSKLLTIEKAVLKSALMSKGYVQIIETQLQNGFYYEANADLFTEIKRYYSSFDAFEIMQAAEYFAIEQVKKLKEILFDVAFVGSSQDVEKLLKLHKKLYYEARIKEVDSFIQKLKMTPGDDANLKYREKLVERIKLQKELSQVTKLLQG, encoded by the coding sequence GTGGGGAAATACAAACGTGAAGTAACAGCATATTTGCTTGATCATCTAGATGTGATCGATGTGGTTGGTTCAGTTGTTCCCCTGAAAAGAGCAGGGAGAAATCACAAGGGATTGTGTCCTTTTCATAATGAAAAATCACCTTCCTTCGTGGTATCTGACGAACGTCAGACCTATCACTGTTTTGGTTGCGGCGCTTCAGGATCTGCAATCAATTTTGTCATGCAATCCGAAAACCTCGGTTTTTTGGACGCGCTTGAACAATTGGCGGAAAGGTATTCTGTGGATATCGCTCAGTTTTTAGAAACTGATTTTGCTAAAAAAGAAGCGAACACAAAAGACCTGTACGATGTGATGAAACAGGCCGCAAGGCTCTATTATCAGTCGCTTACAGAATCAAAGGAAGCCAAGGCCTATTTTCAGGATAGGGGACTTTCAGAAAAGGTGATGAAACAGTTCGGTCTGGGATTCGCTCCTGACAGCTGGGATTTCTGCCTTAAGGGTTTGAAGAAGTACGGAATAAAAGAAGAGCAGATGCTCAGCTGCGGACTAATCGTTAAAAAAGAGAACGGCGGATATTACGACAGGTTCAGAAACCGTGTGATGTTTCCGATATTCGATCATCGGGGAAGAGTGGTCGCCTTTGGCGGTAGGGTACTTGATGACAGTGTTCCAAAGTACCTCAATTCACCAGAGACTCCCATATTTTATAAATCAAATACGCTTTATGGTTTGAATGTAGCAAGAAAATCGAACACCAAGGAGAACAGGGTCATCCTCGTTGAAGGATATATGGATGTGATCACCCTGCATCAGTACGGCTATGTCAACACGGTCGCATCCTTGGGTACTGCACTGACTGAAGGACATGTCAAACAGTTGAGTCGATTATATAAGGAAGTGATCTTCGCCTATGACGGGGATGAGGCAGGACGCAACGCCATTATCAAGTCGCTGGATGTGTTTAAGGGCTACCATTTAAAGGTGAAGGTTTTAGACATGGGCGATGTCAAGGATCCGGATGAGCTGTTAAAGGTTCATGGAAAAGAGGGATTCGACAAGCAAATCGACCTAGCCATGAACACGATAGAGTTTTCGGTAAAAAGGCTTGAAAAAGGGTATAACTTAAAAGATGACGAAGATCGCCTGCAATTCCTATCAGAAGCTTATAAGATGATCGCAGGTCTGACATCCGATTCGGAGCGTGAAGTCTATCTTAACCATCTGGCTGAGAGGATAGGGCTCAGCGCTGGAAACGTCATCGCCGATTTCAATAGGGAACAGGGGTCGGCCATCCAAGTCGAAGAAACCGCCCGCGAACATCACCACGACGTTGATGAGGGTGAGGACGACGGCTGGTATGGAGTTGATTTCGAACCTCCTGAAGATCTTGATGGGGAGGACTTATCCTACGAAATATCCGATACCCCCTTGATTAATACTTCAAAATTGCTTACAATAGAGAAAGCTGTGTTAAAAAGCGCATTAATGTCCAAAGGATATGTGCAAATTATAGAAACGCAGCTTCAAAATGGATTTTACTACGAAGCAAATGCGGATTTATTTACAGAAATCAAACGATATTATTCATCGTTCGACGCATTCGAGATCATGCAGGCAGCAGAATATTTCGCTATTGAGCAAGTTAAGAAACTCAAAGAGATTCTGTTTGATGTCGCTTTTGTCGGAAGCAGTCAAGATGTTGAGAAATTATTAAAGCTTCATAAAAAACTATACTACGAAGCGCGCATCAAAGAAGTGGACAGTTTTATTCAAAAGTTGAAGATGACTCCCGGCGATGATGCAAATTTGAAGTATCGTGAAAAACTAGTTGAACGAATAAAACTTCAAAAGGAACTTTCTCAGGTCACCAAATTGCTACAGGGGTGA